From a region of the Streptomyces tirandamycinicus genome:
- a CDS encoding nitroreductase family deazaflavin-dependent oxidoreductase produces the protein MDEQDEVLDSPTGWVATHVRRYVASEGARGHIWYGKPTLLLTTRGRSSGALRRTGLIYGEDEGNYVVVGSNGGSDRHPHWYLNLLAEPRVRVQVAAETFDAVAREAEEGERARLWEAMTAIFPQYKSYQKKTDRKIPVVVLEPQGPARG, from the coding sequence ATGGACGAACAGGACGAGGTGCTCGACAGCCCGACCGGATGGGTCGCCACGCATGTGCGCCGCTACGTGGCCAGCGAGGGCGCGAGGGGGCACATCTGGTACGGGAAGCCGACGCTGCTGCTGACCACCCGGGGACGCAGCTCCGGGGCGCTGCGGCGTACCGGGCTGATCTACGGGGAGGACGAGGGGAACTACGTCGTCGTCGGATCCAACGGCGGGTCCGACCGGCATCCCCACTGGTACCTCAACCTGCTGGCGGAGCCGCGGGTGCGGGTGCAGGTGGCCGCGGAGACGTTCGACGCGGTCGCCAGGGAGGCGGAAGAGGGGGAACGGGCGCGCCTCTGGGAGGCGATGACCGCGATCTTCCCGCAGTACAAGAGCTACCAGAAGAAGACCGACCGGAAGATCCCCGTCGTCGTGCTGGAGCCACAGGGGCCCGCACGGGGATGA
- a CDS encoding DUF3179 domain-containing protein: MNVRQSPRPPRRQVLKGAGAIGAATVLLVGGGVIGWQTLADRPEPVTAVQPAKDPSLRALAEAAVSGGPGKDGIPAVDEPRFVTAGEARFLDDDDVVFGLEHRGEVRAYPQLVLVWHEIVNDTVAGEPLAVTYCPLTGTAVGFRAPPGVQDLTFGTTGKLVNSNLLMYDRQTGSQWPQLIGTAVSGPLEGTELATVPLVWTTWKQWRTAHPDTRVLSTDTGALRGYGSDPYGSYPDRSGYYAEGGPLFPVAHSSDRFGDKHVVVGVRVAGRHLAIDKDLVRENRVVRTDLGGTQVEARWDDRLGTARVLQRAGDGRWVPADHLDAMWFAWYAFHPGTQVRT, from the coding sequence GTGAACGTTCGGCAGTCCCCCCGCCCGCCTCGCCGGCAGGTGCTCAAGGGCGCCGGAGCGATCGGCGCGGCCACGGTGCTGCTCGTCGGCGGCGGCGTGATCGGCTGGCAGACCCTGGCCGACCGGCCCGAGCCGGTGACCGCGGTGCAGCCGGCCAAGGACCCGTCCCTGCGGGCGCTCGCCGAGGCCGCGGTGTCCGGCGGGCCGGGCAAGGACGGCATCCCCGCCGTGGACGAGCCCCGTTTCGTCACGGCGGGCGAGGCCCGCTTCCTCGACGACGACGACGTGGTCTTCGGGCTGGAACACCGCGGCGAGGTACGGGCGTACCCCCAGCTGGTCCTGGTATGGCACGAGATCGTCAACGACACGGTGGCGGGCGAGCCCCTCGCCGTCACCTACTGCCCGCTGACGGGCACGGCCGTCGGCTTCCGGGCCCCGCCCGGCGTCCAGGACCTGACGTTCGGCACCACGGGCAAGCTCGTCAACTCCAACCTGCTGATGTACGACCGGCAGACCGGCTCGCAGTGGCCCCAACTGATCGGCACCGCGGTCAGCGGACCGCTGGAGGGCACGGAACTGGCCACCGTCCCCCTGGTATGGACCACGTGGAAGCAGTGGCGCACCGCGCACCCCGACACCCGGGTGCTGTCCACCGACACCGGTGCGCTGCGCGGCTACGGCAGCGACCCGTACGGCTCCTACCCGGACCGCAGCGGCTACTACGCCGAGGGCGGCCCGCTCTTCCCCGTCGCGCACAGCAGCGACCGCTTCGGCGACAAGCACGTGGTCGTCGGCGTACGGGTCGCCGGCCGGCACCTGGCCATCGACAAGGACCTCGTCCGGGAGAACCGCGTCGTGCGCACGGACCTCGGCGGCACACAGGTGGAGGCACGCTGGGACGACCGCCTCGGCACCGCCAGGGTCCTGCAGCGGGCGGGCGACGGCCGGTGGGTGCCGGCCGACCACCTCGACGCCATGTGGTTCGCCTGGTACGCCTTCCACCCCGGCACCCAGGTGCGGACATGA